From one Acipenser ruthenus chromosome 21, fAciRut3.2 maternal haplotype, whole genome shotgun sequence genomic stretch:
- the LOC117427693 gene encoding bombesin-like: MSEVTVHQICQLGFLTYLFLFSYISVTTSVSLDLTELRNKVAKINVNPRGNLWATGHFMGKKSVLDSPVLDSPDQQSVNSLREALDRDINVQEIWELITQEVLKIALKAQQQDTRGKLDVNEQETGLLMKILESYIQNT, encoded by the exons ATGTCTGAAGTTACCGTGCACCAGATCTGCCAGCTGGGGTTCCTTACttacttgtttctgttttcttaCATCTCGGTGACTACATCAGTAAGCTTAGATCTAACTGAACTGAGAAACAAAGTTGCAAAGATTAACGTTAACCCGAGAGGAAACCTATGGGCAACCG GCCATTTCATGGGTAAGAAGAGTGTTCTGGACAGCCCGGTACTTGACTCGCCTGACCAGCAGTCTGTGAACTCGCTCAGGGAGGCTCTGGATCGCGACATCAACGTGCAGGAGATCTGGGAGCTGATCACACAGGAGGTGCTGAAAATCGCCctgaaagcgcagcagcaggataCTAGAGGGAAACTAGACGTAAACGAACAG GAGACTGGTTTATTAATGAAGATACTGGAAAGCTACATTCAAAACACCTGA